AAATTTTCGTATTCATCCTGTCCTCCTGATAATTAATTGAATTTAAAGTAACCGCGTTTAAAATAATGCAGATTCCAAAAACAAACTACTATGTGAGCCTGATCTATCTTTTTCTTTTTCTTCGGCAAAAGTTTATCCAAAAACTTTTGCACACTTTTTCCTCCTTTTCCCATATCGGGGTTAGTTGGGTGCTATGTTGGGTGACCAGCTTGGATTCGTTTGTTCTCCAGGCAGGGCTAATAAACGACGTTGATCCGTACCGAAAGCGGTCATAATAAAAATTCTGGATGGCCCCTCGCGTGTGGAACTAAAGGCAATAAGGCTGCCATCCGGGGCCCACGAAGGGGATTCATTATCTCCCGCATCATTTGTTAATTGATACAGCCCGGCGCCGTCAACGCCTATCACGCGGATGTTAAAATTTCCATTATCCTTGGATTCATAAGCGATCTTATCCCCCTTCGGTGACCAGCTCGGAGAGGTGTTGTATTTGCCTTCAAAGGTCAGGCGGCGCGCCTCACCGGAATCAATATTCTTGATGTATATCTGAGGCGAGCCGGCCCTGTCTGAAACAAAGGCCATCTGCTTGCCGTCCGGCGACCAGCTCGGCGATACGTCTATACCCCAGTTACTCGTTAGATTTTTAATAATTTCTCCGCTGCCGGTCAATAGATAAATTTCCTGATCGCCGGAAAACGAAAGGGTCGCTGCCAGCGCAAATTGGTTCGGAACCCAGGCGGGGGTGATGTTAATCCCTTTTTTTGAGACCACCGTGCCTCGTTTTTCGTTCAAATGACGGATAAAAAGATCCGGATTTCCTTTCTCGTAGGAAGTGTAGGCAAGCCATTGCCCGTCCCAGGACCAGGCCGGAGACAAGGTGATGGACCTTGATCGGGTCAATTGCATGGGATCATACCCGTCGAAATCACAAGTATAAATTTCCTTGGTTTTTGTACCGGTTGAGACGAAGGCGATTTTGCTTGAAAATATGCCGCGGTTACCGGTCAGCTCGAATATGACCTCACTGCAAAACCGGCGAATAATTTTTCGTTGGTCTGTTATATACCCGGTGTACCTTTTCCCGACCACCAACCGTCCTTTGAAGGTGTCGTACAAGCGAAGCTCCATTTCCAGGAGCGTGCCGGAGACGGAAACACCCGCTGTGACCAGCAGTTCGGCACCGATGGTGGTCCAATTGGTAAGCTTGAGGGTTGGCGGTACAAGACCGGTTTTCCGGGGATCTTCGAGAAACGCCCCCCGGTCGAGCAGTTTAAAATAGCCTGTGAAATCAAGCGTACTCGCCAGCAGGTCAGCCCCCTCCACGGCAATTTTATCTTCCGAATAGTTGGGGGTAAGGCTTTTGAAAATGGGTACGGCCAGTGGTATTTTCCGTAAAGACGGGCTGGTAATATCAATATACTCAAATGCCGCTCGGCAATATCCCGGTACGAGACAGGTAATGGTAAGCGCTATCAGCAGGGCGGCGGCCCTGAATGAAAATCTCATGCTGCGTTCCTTAATTCAACATTCAAAATATTTTTGGTTAGCTTTATAACCCGGCTTACTTTATTCCCGTCGGCGTAAACCGAAGCCCCTGTTGCAGCATCGATTCCGTTACGCCGGGCGGAAAGGGCGGCAGGGGGTTTGATTTCTGAATCGCCCTGGCGGCCGATTCGTCAAGATAAGTATTCCCGGATCGTTTCTCAAACCAAAAGTTGGTGATTTCACCCTGCCGGGTGACTTCGATAATCACCCAGGCGGCCATATTACTCTGGCCGCCAGAGAGCTGATCTGAATACGCCCAGTTTTTTTGAATATAACGGGCGATCTCGACGCGATAAATATCAAATAAATCCATTTGTCTTGGTTTGCCCGTACCGCCGAGGCCGCCGCCGACGCCGGTGGCATCCTCTCCAATGGCGCCCTCGGTAGTGCCCCCCCCCCCGCCGGCGGCTTCTTTTTCTTCGACTGCGGCTGCCATTCGATCAAGCGCTTCCTGTATCGGATTTCGTTCAGTAGTCTCTGCCGGTGCTGCCGGACTGGAGGATTCCCCCGTCTTTTGTTCAATCCGCTTGATGGCGCTTTCGACGACCTTTTCGGCCTGATATGTTTTTTTCTTAAGAGACACTTTGGGCGTCACCGCTTTGGGTGCAAGGGATATCGCCTCTTTTACCGGTGCGTTCGGGGGCGGTTCCACCACAACCGGTTTCTTCAGGGGTGGTTTCACAGCAACCTCAGCCTTCACTTTCGGTGGTTTTTTAACTGAAGGCGGTGTCTCTTTGGGCTTTGGTGCACTTATTTTCTTGGCCGGTTTTCCCGGAATCTTTTTTCCCGGAGGAGCAGCCGATGTATACGATGGAACGGCCACAAGATTCACGCTTATCGCACCCGCGGGCAGATCTCGACTAACGGGAAACTTCGGAGTGGCGATCAACAGCCCCAACAGAAGAAAATGTCCGATGACGGAAACCGCCACCGGCATGAACAATCTGTCGACCTCGGCGGTTGGTTCAGCCGTTCGGTTATATGCAGGCGTTGTAGACTTCATTTTCGGCCTAATAAGCCGGGTTCAAAACGTTCTATTTTGCCCAATCTATGAAGCTGGGTTCAAGTTTCAGTCATCGAAGTACGCGACTGTATTCTTCCGGTCGGTTTGGCCGCGACAGGAATCCCGCCTTGACCCGGACTCAACTGAAACGTTTTGAAATCGGCTCTAATATTAACTTTTCTTGGGCTTATGATCCTCTTCCGGAGGGAGCGTTAACATGCCCAGCTTTTCAACCCCGGCATTTTTTACCTCCGACATGACCCGAATAACGATGCCGTAAGGAATATCCTTGTCCGCCCGAACATATACCTCGCGATCCTTCCGATTTTCCAAAATTTTAATAAGCTTTTCCCGTAGAAAGTCAAGGGCGACTTTGGAATCATTGATATAAACGTCCTGCGCGGCATCGATACTAATAATTAGAGGTTCTTGCTGCTGAGAGGGAAGTTCCTCGTTGGTGGCCTCGGGAAGATTGACGTTGACTCCCTGCGTCATCATGGGTGCCGTTACCATAAAAATAATCAATAACACCAACATTACATCCACAAAGGGCGTTATATTAATGTCGGACATCAGCTGATTGTTTGATCCGGTTTGCATTATCGGTTGCTCCCCTTGTCTCTGAGATAATCACGCTCGATAATATTCAAGAAATCAGCTGAAAACGTTTGCATTTCAGATTCAATCACCCGAATTTTTTGCATGAAATAATTAAAAGCGATAACCGCCGGAATGGCTACGGCCAAGCCCGCTGCAGTCGCCACCAGTGCCTCTGAGATGCCGGGAGCCACAACGGCAAGGCTGGCTGATCCACGCATACCAATCCCGTGAAAGGACCCCATGATGCCCCAGACGGTCCCGAAAAGTCCGATAAAGGGCGTGGTGTTGCCGGTAGTGGCCAGAAACGGCACCATCTGTGTCATCTTAGTGATTTCCGTGACCGTTGAGCGTCGAAGCGCACGCTTGATGTTATCAATCCCCACAAGTTGGGTGGCCAAAGACGCCGTTTCTCCACCGGTCGGTTCCGCCGGTTTGGCGCCCGCACTGGCTCCGGTGCGGTTCAGTCGTTT
This Desulfobacterales bacterium DNA region includes the following protein-coding sequences:
- the tolB gene encoding Tol-Pal system beta propeller repeat protein TolB → MRFSFRAAALLIALTITCLVPGYCRAAFEYIDITSPSLRKIPLAVPIFKSLTPNYSEDKIAVEGADLLASTLDFTGYFKLLDRGAFLEDPRKTGLVPPTLKLTNWTTIGAELLVTAGVSVSGTLLEMELRLYDTFKGRLVVGKRYTGYITDQRKIIRRFCSEVIFELTGNRGIFSSKIAFVSTGTKTKEIYTCDFDGYDPMQLTRSRSITLSPAWSWDGQWLAYTSYEKGNPDLFIRHLNEKRGTVVSKKGINITPAWVPNQFALAATLSFSGDQEIYLLTGSGEIIKNLTSNWGIDVSPSWSPDGKQMAFVSDRAGSPQIYIKNIDSGEARRLTFEGKYNTSPSWSPKGDKIAYESKDNGNFNIRVIGVDGAGLYQLTNDAGDNESPSWAPDGSLIAFSSTREGPSRIFIMTAFGTDQRRLLALPGEQTNPSWSPNIAPN
- a CDS encoding TonB family protein; this encodes MKSTTPAYNRTAEPTAEVDRLFMPVAVSVIGHFLLLGLLIATPKFPVSRDLPAGAISVNLVAVPSYTSAAPPGKKIPGKPAKKISAPKPKETPPSVKKPPKVKAEVAVKPPLKKPVVVEPPPNAPVKEAISLAPKAVTPKVSLKKKTYQAEKVVESAIKRIEQKTGESSSPAAPAETTERNPIQEALDRMAAAVEEKEAAGGGGGTTEGAIGEDATGVGGGLGGTGKPRQMDLFDIYRVEIARYIQKNWAYSDQLSGGQSNMAAWVIIEVTRQGEITNFWFEKRSGNTYLDESAARAIQKSNPLPPFPPGVTESMLQQGLRFTPTGIK
- the tolR gene encoding protein TolR, producing MQTGSNNQLMSDINITPFVDVMLVLLIIFMVTAPMMTQGVNVNLPEATNEELPSQQQEPLIISIDAAQDVYINDSKVALDFLREKLIKILENRKDREVYVRADKDIPYGIVIRVMSEVKNAGVEKLGMLTLPPEEDHKPKKS
- the tolQ gene encoding protein TolQ, encoding MVLQELDLFHMIQNASLMVQFVLLLLFFFSVSSWTIIIIKYRYIRKAYKESALFNEVFWKSRDFSDAYYKARELQVSPIARVFRIGFVELKRLNRTGASAGAKPAEPTGGETASLATQLVGIDNIKRALRRSTVTEITKMTQMVPFLATTGNTTPFIGLFGTVWGIMGSFHGIGMRGSASLAVVAPGISEALVATAAGLAVAIPAVIAFNYFMQKIRVIESEMQTFSADFLNIIERDYLRDKGSNR